A region from the Lycium barbarum isolate Lr01 chromosome 8, ASM1917538v2, whole genome shotgun sequence genome encodes:
- the LOC132606803 gene encoding protein yippee-like: MGRLFVITLEGNSYKCKHCQTHLALADHIISKSFHCSHGKAYLFDNVVNVTVGEKEERLMMTGMHTVVDIFCVGCGSIVGWKYEAAHDKTQKYKEGKFILERFKVAGPDGSLYTVSHNAQLGSDVDEP, translated from the exons ATGGGTCGGCTATTTGTGATAACTCTTGAAGGAAACAGCTATAAATGCAAGCACTGTCAAACCCATCTAGCTTTGGCTGATCACATTATTTCTAAG TCATTCCACTGCAGTCATGGGAAGGCTTACCTCTTTGATAACGT TGTGAATGTCACCGTTGGAGAGAAAGAAGAACGGCTGATGATGACCGGAATGCACACTGTTGTTGACATATTCTGTGTGGGGTGTGGCTCAATTGTGGGCTGGAAATAT GAAGCTGCACATGACAAGACCCAAAAGTATAAGGAAGGGAAATTCATTCTCGAGAG GTTTAAGGTCGCGGGTCCAGATGGAAGCCTCTATACAGTAAGCCACAATGCTCAGCTTGGTAGCGATGTAGATGAACCTTGA